One part of the Acuticoccus sediminis genome encodes these proteins:
- a CDS encoding glycosyltransferase family 4 protein → MRPILFLDVSRLLRRYEFFGGPSGIDRIEMRYADWMLRQTAFEARPVTRIGKRLLELRPSAYDKVHDTLVTRWADGTPRQFLADGWGVKGQVIAAERTLQRLAVQRGAKPLDAGGRANVTLNVGHDGLDVAERFAGLPGHFAVLLHDLIPITHPEYDSERATRLHYRRLETLETMADHVFTVSEAARADLIAHARRGDFTSSVLHSGPGLDPSARPVEYDRPTFVHLSSIDRRKNLPLLLHIWREFASEPNPPQLIVIGRRGNDQTALELIDRAAALTPNVVVTGPLGDEEVAAHIPNARALLTPSFTEGFGLPIIEAHSMGVPVIASDIAAHREVGGPAATYLSPLDGPAWKETIRAFAEDDGLVAQQRRLIEPPRTWDDYFAQTTNALMELMERPRRRH, encoded by the coding sequence ATGCGACCGATCCTCTTCCTCGACGTCTCCCGCCTTCTGCGACGGTACGAGTTCTTCGGCGGCCCATCCGGCATCGACCGGATCGAGATGCGATACGCGGACTGGATGCTTCGCCAGACCGCGTTCGAGGCCCGTCCCGTCACGCGCATCGGCAAGCGCCTCCTCGAGCTGCGCCCGTCCGCCTACGACAAGGTTCACGACACGCTCGTGACGCGGTGGGCCGACGGGACGCCGCGGCAGTTCCTCGCCGACGGGTGGGGCGTGAAGGGGCAGGTCATCGCCGCGGAGCGTACCCTGCAGCGCCTCGCGGTCCAACGCGGCGCGAAGCCGCTCGACGCGGGCGGACGGGCGAACGTCACGCTCAACGTCGGGCACGACGGGCTCGACGTCGCCGAGCGCTTCGCCGGCCTGCCGGGTCATTTCGCGGTGCTGCTGCACGACCTCATCCCGATCACCCACCCCGAGTACGACTCCGAGCGCGCCACCAGGTTGCACTACAGGCGCCTGGAAACGCTGGAGACGATGGCCGACCACGTCTTCACCGTGTCGGAGGCGGCGCGCGCCGACCTGATCGCCCATGCCCGGCGCGGCGACTTCACCTCGTCGGTGCTGCACTCCGGCCCGGGCCTCGACCCGTCGGCGAGGCCCGTCGAATACGACCGGCCGACCTTCGTCCACCTGTCGTCCATCGACCGGCGGAAGAACCTGCCGCTGCTCCTCCACATCTGGCGCGAGTTCGCGTCCGAGCCCAATCCGCCGCAGCTCATCGTCATCGGCCGCCGCGGCAACGACCAGACCGCGCTGGAGCTGATCGACCGCGCCGCGGCCCTCACCCCGAACGTGGTCGTGACGGGTCCGCTCGGCGACGAGGAGGTGGCCGCGCACATCCCGAACGCGCGGGCGTTGCTGACGCCCTCGTTCACCGAAGGCTTCGGCCTGCCGATCATCGAGGCCCACTCGATGGGCGTCCCGGTGATCGCGTCGGACATCGCGGCCCACAGGGAGGTCGGCGGCCCCGCCGCGACCTACCTCTCCCCGCTCGACGGCCCGGCGTGGAAGGAGACGATCCGCGCCTTCGCCGAGGACGACGGCCTGGTCGCCCAGCAGCGCCGGCTGATCGAGCCCCCCCGCACCTGGGACGACTATTTCGCGCAGACGACGAACGCCCTGATGGAGCTGATGGAGCGCCCGAGACGCCGCCACTGA
- a CDS encoding DNA polymerase III subunit chi translates to MAEVLFYHLERQRLEDVLPTLLERTLARGWRAVVEVPDRIRCDDLDRYLWTYRDDSFLPHGTLDANAAEHPIVLTTGSQNPNGANVRFLTDRAVPTEVERYDRVVLLFSADDPDAVTEARRHWPPLKAAGHDVTYWRQSPSGAWEKKG, encoded by the coding sequence GTGGCGGAGGTCCTCTTCTACCACCTGGAGCGTCAGCGGCTCGAAGACGTGCTGCCGACGCTCCTCGAACGCACGCTCGCGCGCGGCTGGCGCGCGGTCGTGGAGGTCCCGGACCGCATCCGGTGCGACGACCTCGACCGCTACCTCTGGACCTACCGCGACGACTCGTTCCTGCCGCACGGCACCCTCGACGCCAACGCGGCGGAGCACCCGATCGTGCTCACGACCGGATCCCAGAACCCGAACGGCGCCAACGTCCGCTTCCTGACCGACCGCGCCGTGCCGACGGAGGTGGAGCGCTACGACCGCGTCGTGCTGCTCTTCTCCGCCGACGACCCGGACGCCGTCACCGAGGCGCGCCGCCACTGGCCGCCGCTGAAGGCCGCCGGCCACGACGTCACCTACTGGCGCCAGTCCCCGTCCGGCGCCTGGGAGAAGAAGGGCTGA
- a CDS encoding trypsin-like serine peptidase translates to MAALLVAMACPLAARDASAQDASDRDASAPELQEEPNLAVGRLNYAGYRDKRQCTMFAIGPRTVLTAAHCLRRLKPSQLHLLFGYSQMKWAAHLTPKAATPLGGDVAVLCLSEPAPAALPFDVTTEIAEGETLYAIGYGRPVRHMQSRTACPVVGPVNRRDWTMAGGGGALTLRCTQAPGASGGPVVTADGTVVGVVSATSATDLYVALIPREAVSMCEGGLGEAPRRAPERRAALHRGLSPHDP, encoded by the coding sequence ATGGCAGCCTTGCTCGTCGCGATGGCCTGCCCACTGGCAGCCCGGGACGCGTCGGCCCAGGACGCATCAGACCGGGACGCGTCGGCGCCCGAGCTGCAGGAGGAGCCGAACCTCGCCGTCGGCCGGCTGAACTATGCCGGCTACCGCGACAAGCGCCAGTGCACGATGTTCGCCATCGGCCCCCGCACCGTCCTCACCGCCGCGCACTGCCTGCGCCGGCTGAAGCCGTCCCAGCTCCACCTCCTGTTCGGCTATTCACAGATGAAGTGGGCCGCGCACCTGACGCCGAAGGCCGCGACGCCGCTGGGCGGCGACGTCGCCGTCCTCTGCCTGTCCGAGCCGGCGCCCGCGGCGCTGCCGTTCGACGTGACGACCGAGATCGCCGAGGGCGAGACGCTCTACGCCATCGGCTACGGCCGCCCGGTGCGCCACATGCAGAGCCGCACCGCCTGTCCCGTCGTCGGCCCGGTCAACCGCCGGGACTGGACCATGGCGGGGGGAGGCGGCGCCCTGACGCTGCGCTGCACGCAGGCGCCGGGCGCCTCCGGCGGTCCGGTCGTCACCGCGGACGGCACCGTCGTCGGGGTGGTGAGCGCCACCAGCGCGACCGACCTTTACGTGGCGCTCATCCCCCGCGAGGCCGTTTCGATGTGCGAGGGCGGGCTCGGCGAGGCGCCCCGCCGGGCGCCGGAACGGCGCGCCGCACTGCACCGGGGGCTTTCGCCGCACGACCCCTGA
- a CDS encoding glutathione S-transferase family protein encodes MQLYSVVNSPFGRTVTIVADELGLTEDIEVVPTSVKPTAPNVEFQAVNPLRKIPALKTEDGLVIVDSPVIVEYLCARVGDTRMLGRGKPDEWLIRTQYAMARGAAEAAVAARYETFARPQEKQWDAWLADLLDKVGATLSIFEAAPPAGGGSLTVADISLAVLLGYLDFRFDDLNWRASYPALAEWLKPIEARPSFTATKPS; translated from the coding sequence ATGCAGCTCTACTCGGTCGTCAACTCGCCGTTCGGCCGGACGGTCACCATCGTCGCCGACGAGCTCGGCCTCACCGAGGACATCGAGGTGGTGCCCACCTCGGTGAAGCCGACGGCACCCAACGTCGAGTTCCAGGCGGTCAACCCGCTGCGCAAGATCCCGGCGCTGAAGACCGAGGACGGGCTCGTCATCGTCGATTCGCCGGTCATCGTGGAGTACCTGTGCGCCCGCGTCGGGGACACCCGCATGCTCGGCCGCGGCAAGCCGGACGAGTGGCTCATCCGCACCCAGTACGCCATGGCGCGCGGCGCGGCCGAGGCGGCCGTCGCGGCCCGCTACGAGACCTTCGCCCGCCCGCAGGAGAAACAGTGGGACGCCTGGCTGGCCGACCTCCTCGACAAGGTCGGCGCGACGCTCTCCATCTTCGAGGCGGCCCCGCCGGCCGGCGGCGGCAGCCTCACGGTCGCCGACATCTCCCTCGCGGTGCTGCTCGGCTACCTCGACTTCCGCTTCGACGACCTCAACTGGCGCGCCAGCTATCCCGCGCTCGCCGAGTGGTTGAAGCCGATCGAGGCCCGCCCGTCCTTCACCGCCACCAAGCCGTCCTGA